In Pelodictyon luteolum DSM 273, the genomic stretch TCCAGCTTGCGGCAAGCGTGGAGGCCCTCTCTGAACATCCTCTTGCCCGGGCAATCGTCGAGGCAGCAGAACAGCAGCAGCTTCAGCTGCTGGAAAGCCCGGAGTTCAAGTCAATGGAAGGGTTCGGCGTCAGCGCCCTTCTTGAGGGCAAACGGGTACAGGTGCGAAAGCCAACGGTGGAGGAATCCGCCCTGCCCTCAGCCTCGTCACTCCTGGCAGAGGGGAAAACCCTTGCCATTGTCGATGTGGAGGGAAGCGCAGTCGGAATGGTTGCGCTTGCCGACACCATGAAGGAAAACGCCCGTGATGCAGTGGAGGCGCTCAAGAGGCAGGGAGTAAAGGTCATCATGATGACAGGGGACCGGGTGGAGGCTGCAGAGTGGATTGCCCGTCAGGCCGGCATCGATACCGTCATGGCAGGCGTACCGCCAGAAGAAAAGGCGGAGAGGATCAGGGAACTCCAGCGCGAAGGCCGCAGGGTTGCCATGGCGGGAGACGGCATCAACGACGCCCCGGCCCTTGCCGTGGCAGACGCCGGCATTGCGATGGCCACAGGCACCGATATCGCCATTGCCGCTGCCGGCATCACCCTCCTGAAAGGAGATATCATGAAGGTCACGGAAGCGGTGCAGCTGGCGCGTGCGACACTGCGGGTGGTGCGCCGGAACCTGTTCTGGGCATTCTTCTACAACATTGTCGGCATACCGCTTGCGGCAGGAGCCTTCTACCCCCTGTTCGGACTGCTCCTCAACCCTGCTTTTGCGGGCATGGCCATGGCGGGAAGCAGTGTATCAGTGGTTGCCAGTTCGCTCTGGCTTAAACGGATGAGAATCCGCTGAAGAGTGAAGCAGAGTGCGGGATCATGAAGCGCATGGGGGCACTGGAACCGATAAGGACAATCCGAGATGGCGGAGTACGGCCAGAAACTCATCCTCTACAGCAAGAGCACCGCTGAAGCGCTGCAGGCGGGTGAGGCTGTTTTGCACGATGACGCAGTCAATGCCGGCTGCATGGGCGGAATTGAAGCCCCGCAGGGAGTCTTCAACCGCCAAAGCGTGGCATGGGTCGACACCAAGCGTCTCGAGGGCTTTGCTGTAGGGTTCGGGGTGCGGTTTAGGCCGCTCTACGTCGTCATCGGCTATGATCAGCTCGAAATGGTCAAGCAGGCCGGTATGACGGTGCATCATGAGCACCTGGTCGCGTGGACTGCCGGTCACCATGGCCAGACGGACTTTTCCAGAAAGAAAAGAGAGTGTTTCAGACACACCGGGCCGGACCGGAACTTCACCCTGAAGACATCGCATGTAGCGGCTGTTGCGCCGGCGCAACATGTCGCCGGCATCATCCTCCTGCATGCCGAGCTCAATGGCGATCTGGAGGCTCCGTTTGGCATTGCCGAGATACTCCCTCGCCCATAAGGCTTCGGTGATCTCCAGCCCCGATTCCCGGAAAAACTCCTTTGTCACATCAAAAAAAAGACGCTCCGTATCCAGCAGCAGGCCGTCGTTGTCAAGGAGCAGCAGTTCCTTCATAGAGCACTCCTCACGCTTCAAGCACTTCACGGATTTTGGAGGTCAAGGCGTCCCGGGAAAATGGTTTTCCGAGGAAGTGCAGCTCCGCACCCGCTTCGGCATCAGCAAATGCATCGGCCGCGTATCCCGACATGAAGAGAGTCTTCAGCCCGGCACGGGCCCGAGAAAGCTTTTCAGCCAGTTCCCGGCCGTTCATGCCGGGCATCACCATGTCGGTGAGGAGCATGGCAATCTCTCCATGATGCTGCTCTGCTCTGGCGAGGGCCTCATCCGCGTTTTCGGCATCGAGCACCCGAAAGCCGATGCTCTCAAGAAAACGGCGTGTGATATGGCGGACAGCGTCTTCATCGTCAACAAGCAGGATGGTAAGATCCTCTGCGGAAACCGAGCCGGTCGATGCATCGGAAGTCGCTCCTGCAGGGCCGTCTGTGATTTCGAAAGAACGCGGAAGGAAGAGCTTCATGATGGTGCCATTTCCAGGGGTACTCTCAACACTCACGAACCCCCCGCTCTGCTCGACGATGCCGTATACCGTCGAAAGACCGAGTCCGGATGCCCCGCTGCGGGTCGAGAAGAAAGGCTCAAAAACATGCTCGAGCACTTCGGGCGCCATACCGTGTCCCGTATCGGACACTTCGACAAGCACCATATCGTCCAGAGATATCTCGCCAATAGAGTCAGGCGTATGCCCTTCCATAGGAACGTTCCGTGTGACGATGTCGATCCTGCCGCCTCCCTCCAGCGCAAGAACAGCATTGTCAAGCAGGTTGGCTATGATTTCTTCGAACTGGGACGGGTCCATATTCACCGGCCAGAGCTCACTGCAAGAGGTAAAGGAAATCTCGATTCCGCTGGCGTAGAGCGGTCTGACTGACTGCAGTACGCCGGCTATAGCATCATTACATGCGATGACTTTGGGAACGACAACCCGTTTGCGGGCGAATGAGAGAAGGCTTGTGGTCAGCTCTGCACAGTGCATCACCGCCTGGCGGATCTCTTCCAGACTCCCATCATGCTCCGAAGCGGGGCCAAGTCGGGAGAGCATAAGGTCGGCATGGCCGAGAATGGACTGGAGGCTGTTGTTGAAATCATGTGCGATGCCGCCGGCAATGCGGCTCACCGACTCCATCTTCCCCGCTTTGACGAGGAGCGAATGCATCCGCTCTTTTTCCGCCTCGATCCTCCGCCGCTCCCGTATGTCCCGCGCAACGCCGATGATGCCGGACAGATTCCCGTCTGCGTCCTGAAGGAACGTCGTCATCACCTCTGTGGGAACCACAGAACCGTCCTTGCAGAGCTGGTCGAACTCGCAGACCGCCGAGCGGGCCGTAATGTCTCCCTGTTGGAGCGCCGTCAGGCGGGACTGGATCTCCTCAGCGGCGACAAGTGCCGAGGCAGGGGTGAGGGCATCGAAAAGCGATTGACGACAGATCTCCTCGGGGGTGAATCCTCTCAGGCTGAACACGGAAGGACTTGCATACACATAGCGGTTACGCCGGAAATCATATAGCCAGATGACATCGCCGCTGTTTTCAGTGAGAAAACGGAAAAAGGATTCTCCGCCGACCGTATCGATGAGGGGAAAGCCCTCCTTGGCCCCCTTAAGCATTCCGGAGACACCTCTGAGCGGGTCTTCATACTGCGGCCCGCTCTGGCAACGCACATGGCCGCCGGCATTATGAACAAAGCGCCGGGGCAGTTCCTCTCCGCCAACAGTCGCATCCTTCAACCGTGCGTTCTTCCTCATGGCAACAACTCCTTTTTGGCGGGGGAGAAATTCATGATGGAACACTCTGCACATACCCTGCACGGAAAAACCAACCTGATGCATAATAGGAATAGTCTCTGTGGCCGTGTAGTCATTGGCGGCAAGTGGGGACCGCCGAAAGGCCACTGGTTCAATGTATGGAAACAGCTCAAGAAAGACAAACCGCCCGCATTCACAGGTAGAGCATGCCCATCCGCACAATCTCCTCTTTCACCCGGTTCCTCAGTTCTTCGGGGGCAACCACTTCGGCTTCTCCTCCGTATCGCATCACCCAGCGCATGACGGCCTCCAGAGAAGGAATCTCCA encodes the following:
- a CDS encoding HAD family hydrolase, with the translated sequence MKELLLLDNDGLLLDTERLFFDVTKEFFRESGLEITEALWAREYLGNAKRSLQIAIELGMQEDDAGDMLRRRNSRYMRCLQGEVPVRPGVSETLSFLSGKVRLAMVTGSPRDQVLMMHRHTGLLDHFELIIADDDVERPKPHPEPYSKALETLGVDPCHALAVEDSLRGFNSAHAAGIDCVIVQNSLTRLQRFSGALAVEDEFLAVLRHLGLSLSVPVPPCAS
- a CDS encoding ATP-binding protein — protein: MRKNARLKDATVGGEELPRRFVHNAGGHVRCQSGPQYEDPLRGVSGMLKGAKEGFPLIDTVGGESFFRFLTENSGDVIWLYDFRRNRYVYASPSVFSLRGFTPEEICRQSLFDALTPASALVAAEEIQSRLTALQQGDITARSAVCEFDQLCKDGSVVPTEVMTTFLQDADGNLSGIIGVARDIRERRRIEAEKERMHSLLVKAGKMESVSRIAGGIAHDFNNSLQSILGHADLMLSRLGPASEHDGSLEEIRQAVMHCAELTTSLLSFARKRVVVPKVIACNDAIAGVLQSVRPLYASGIEISFTSCSELWPVNMDPSQFEEIIANLLDNAVLALEGGGRIDIVTRNVPMEGHTPDSIGEISLDDMVLVEVSDTGHGMAPEVLEHVFEPFFSTRSGASGLGLSTVYGIVEQSGGFVSVESTPGNGTIMKLFLPRSFEITDGPAGATSDASTGSVSAEDLTILLVDDEDAVRHITRRFLESIGFRVLDAENADEALARAEQHHGEIAMLLTDMVMPGMNGRELAEKLSRARAGLKTLFMSGYAADAFADAEAGAELHFLGKPFSRDALTSKIREVLEA